One stretch of Chitinophaga pendula DNA includes these proteins:
- a CDS encoding TonB-dependent receptor: protein MKLYILLLVSCITNCLFAQAQQPTAVLRGRVFTAGNTPAAGVTVHVSGIAKGASTDEEGRYRFKAPAGKQTLIVRAVGQQEQRIPVVLTAGDTTDVPQTHLTVAQYHLDDVVVTGQFEPQSMRNAVQRVRTISNERIKLRGGTDIIGVINNELGVRLSNDLALGETRIELMGMGGANVKILLDGVPVVDRGDIKQSLGQIDINTVERIEIIEGPMSVVYGTDGLAGVINIITRKSSGEDRLSVSARVQEETVGNEYNAFTKKGVHNENLQVNWERKGWYAGAGVTRNNFGGWQGGNSGRKKEWSPKDQWLGNVSFGYGKKNWKAWYRLDYLNEDIWSGGNINPANGKTTDQHYITNRYTHQGQAEYKLNDAWSFNGIVSYQDYKRRTKSDIINFVDGTSQPDPQPGAQALSTFNTWFFRGTAQYRFSSAVSFQPGIEYKRDAAGGERIEGTPVIADYAFFISSEIKPLSILNIRPGLRFSKNSAYDAPPVIPSLNARLAITKDIDLRLGYARGFRAPALRELYFYFFDASHSIKGNPNLKAEHSNSFTGSLTWRPVHQERTRLSITLSGFYNNFDNLIATAKSAEDPRIFTYINVNKFKTTGGMLEGTLNWNNLQLSAGFSYIGRYNEFFKDTTQVEKGRSLPQFVWSAEINTGATWKFPKLGGTLSAFYKFTGKRPEYVLASTTPNGPAAVLLSEVQAFHWMDLTATKKINKLVTLNLGVKNLFDINTLRNTVMDNRGGHNTNGPVPLAYGRSYFLGLNFSWNR, encoded by the coding sequence ATGAAACTGTATATTTTACTCCTTGTTAGTTGTATAACCAATTGCCTGTTCGCACAGGCCCAACAGCCTACCGCCGTATTAAGAGGGCGTGTCTTTACAGCAGGAAATACTCCCGCTGCCGGGGTAACCGTGCACGTGAGTGGTATTGCAAAAGGTGCCAGCACCGACGAAGAAGGGCGTTATCGGTTTAAAGCACCTGCCGGCAAACAAACACTGATCGTACGGGCTGTAGGCCAGCAGGAACAACGAATCCCTGTTGTGTTAACTGCCGGAGATACAACCGATGTACCACAAACCCACCTGACAGTCGCACAATATCACTTGGATGATGTGGTAGTGACCGGCCAGTTCGAACCGCAATCCATGCGTAATGCTGTACAGCGGGTACGTACTATCAGCAATGAACGTATTAAACTACGGGGTGGTACCGATATCATAGGGGTGATCAATAACGAACTGGGTGTGCGCCTTTCCAATGATCTCGCGCTGGGCGAAACACGCATCGAACTGATGGGCATGGGGGGCGCCAACGTCAAAATATTACTCGATGGCGTTCCGGTCGTTGACCGTGGCGACATCAAACAGAGCCTCGGGCAGATAGATATCAATACAGTAGAAAGGATTGAGATCATCGAAGGGCCTATGTCCGTGGTATATGGTACCGACGGTCTGGCTGGGGTGATCAACATTATTACCCGTAAAAGCAGCGGAGAAGACCGGTTGTCTGTTTCCGCCCGTGTACAGGAGGAAACCGTAGGCAACGAATACAATGCCTTTACTAAAAAAGGGGTGCATAACGAAAACCTGCAGGTCAACTGGGAACGTAAGGGATGGTATGCCGGCGCCGGCGTAACCCGCAATAACTTTGGGGGATGGCAAGGTGGCAATTCAGGCCGTAAGAAAGAATGGAGCCCCAAAGACCAATGGCTGGGGAATGTTTCCTTCGGCTATGGCAAGAAGAACTGGAAAGCCTGGTATCGCCTGGATTACCTGAATGAAGATATCTGGAGCGGAGGCAACATCAACCCGGCAAATGGAAAAACGACAGATCAGCATTATATCACCAATCGTTATACCCATCAGGGACAAGCCGAGTATAAGTTGAATGATGCCTGGAGTTTCAACGGCATAGTATCTTACCAGGACTATAAACGCCGTACCAAATCCGATATCATCAATTTTGTGGATGGGACTTCGCAGCCAGACCCTCAACCTGGGGCGCAGGCGCTTTCTACTTTCAATACCTGGTTCTTCCGCGGCACTGCCCAATATCGTTTTTCCTCTGCCGTGTCCTTTCAGCCCGGTATAGAATATAAACGTGATGCTGCAGGAGGCGAACGTATAGAAGGTACGCCAGTTATCGCTGACTATGCTTTCTTCATTTCTTCTGAGATCAAACCGTTATCTATTCTGAATATACGGCCGGGACTGCGATTCAGCAAAAACTCCGCTTATGATGCACCACCGGTGATACCTTCACTGAATGCAAGGCTTGCTATTACCAAAGATATTGACCTGCGGCTGGGATATGCACGCGGCTTCCGGGCGCCGGCATTGCGCGAGTTGTACTTTTATTTCTTCGATGCCAGCCACTCTATCAAAGGTAATCCCAATCTGAAAGCAGAACATTCCAACAGCTTTACCGGCTCGTTGACCTGGCGTCCTGTCCATCAGGAAAGGACCCGGTTAAGTATAACGTTGAGTGGCTTTTACAACAATTTCGATAACCTGATCGCTACGGCAAAAAGCGCAGAAGATCCCAGGATATTTACATATATCAACGTCAATAAATTCAAGACGACCGGCGGTATGCTGGAGGGTACCCTGAACTGGAATAACCTGCAATTGTCAGCCGGATTTTCCTACATCGGCAGATATAATGAGTTCTTCAAGGACACCACACAGGTTGAAAAAGGCCGTTCGCTTCCTCAGTTTGTCTGGAGTGCGGAGATCAATACAGGAGCTACCTGGAAGTTTCCCAAACTGGGCGGTACCCTTAGCGCCTTCTATAAATTCACTGGCAAACGTCCGGAGTATGTATTGGCCAGTACTACCCCCAATGGCCCTGCTGCTGTGTTGCTTTCAGAAGTGCAAGCCTTCCACTGGATGGACCTCACTGCTACCAAAAAGATCAACAAACTGGTGACGCTCAATTTAGGGGTGAAGAACCTGTTTGACATAAATACCCTCCGCAATACAGTTATGGATAATCGCGGTGGGCATAACACCAATGGTCCTGTGCCGCTGGCATATGGCAGGTCTTATTTCCTGGGGCTCAACTTTAGCTGGAATCGCTAG